Proteins from a genomic interval of Kitasatospora herbaricolor:
- a CDS encoding TIGR03936 family radical SAM-associated protein, producing MQRIRLRYTKRGRLRFTSHRDFQRAFERALRRSAVPMAYSAGFTPHPKVSYANAAPTGVASEAEYLEIGLAAVRDPEALRAQLDESLPAGLDVIDAVEVRTPHFVERLEASEWLVRLDGVEQDEAARAVALFLAAEQVEVERLTKNGVRRFDARGPVAALEIVAPQVGNGPDGHLEGESDVRTARPCAILRLVVRHATPAVRPDDVLSGLRATADLAPPVPAEVTRLAQGPLDEETGTVTDPLALDRAAAPAGPVEAAGPRATASA from the coding sequence GTGCAGCGCATCCGTCTCCGCTACACCAAGCGCGGCCGGCTGCGCTTCACCAGCCACCGTGACTTCCAGCGCGCCTTCGAGCGCGCGCTGCGCCGCTCGGCCGTCCCGATGGCCTACTCGGCCGGTTTCACACCGCACCCCAAGGTCTCGTACGCCAACGCCGCCCCGACCGGGGTGGCCAGCGAGGCGGAGTACCTGGAGATCGGCCTGGCCGCCGTCCGCGACCCGGAGGCGCTGCGCGCGCAGCTCGACGAGTCGCTGCCGGCCGGGCTGGACGTCATCGACGCCGTCGAGGTCCGCACCCCGCACTTCGTGGAGCGCCTGGAGGCCTCCGAGTGGCTGGTCCGGCTGGACGGGGTGGAGCAGGACGAGGCCGCCCGCGCGGTCGCGCTGTTCCTCGCCGCCGAGCAGGTCGAGGTCGAACGCCTGACCAAGAACGGGGTCCGCCGCTTCGACGCGCGCGGCCCGGTGGCGGCGCTCGAAATCGTCGCGCCGCAGGTGGGAAATGGTCCGGACGGGCACTTGGAGGGGGAGTCCGATGTTCGGACGGCCCGTCCCTGTGCGATACTGCGCCTGGTAGTACGACACGCCACACCCGCCGTACGACCCGACGACGTTTTGTCCGGTCTCCGTGCGACGGCCGACCTGGCGCCGCCGGTCCCCGCTGAGGTGACCAGGCTGGCGCAGGGGCCGCTCGACGAGGAGACCGGCACGGTGACCGACCCGCTGGCGCTCGACCGCGCCGCGGCCCCGGCCGGCCCTGTAGAGGCTGCCGGGCCGCGCGCAACCGCGTCCGCCTAG
- a CDS encoding TIGR03960 family B12-binding radical SAM protein, producing MTVESVFPRLEALLPHVQKPIQYVGGELNSTVKDWDACDVRWALMYPDAYEVGLPNQGVMILYEVLNEREGVLAERTYSVWPDLEALMREHRVPQFTVDAHRPVKAFDVFGLSFSTELGYTNMLTALDLAGIPLEAKDRTLDDPIVLAGGHAAFNPEPIADFIDCAVVGDGEQAVLDMTEIIRAWKAEGRPGGRDEVLLRLAKTGGFYVPRFYDVEYLPDGRIGRVVPNRAGVPWRVSKHTVMDLDEWPYPKQPLVPLAETVHERMSVEIFRGCTRGCRFCQAGMITRPVRERSITGIGEMVERGLKATGFEEVGLLSLSSADHTEIGDIAKGLADRYTEDKIGLSLPSTRVDAFNIDLANELTRNGRRSGLTFAPEGGSERIRKVINKMVSEEDLIRTVSTAYGNGWRQVKLYFMCGLPTETDEDVLQIGEMAKNVIQKGREVTGQNDIRCTVSIGGFVPKPHTPFQWAPQLSAEDTDARLTKLRDSIRGDRKYGKNIGYRYHDGKPGIVEGLLSRGDRRIGAVIRAVYEDGGRFDGWREHFSYDRWMASAEKGLAGTGVDVDWYTTRERTYEEVLPWDHLDSGLDKDWLWEDWQDALEEVEVDDCRWTPCFDCGVCPQMSTEIQIGPTGVKLLPLTVVNK from the coding sequence ATGACTGTCGAATCGGTCTTCCCACGCCTGGAGGCCCTCCTCCCGCACGTCCAGAAGCCGATCCAGTACGTCGGCGGCGAGCTCAACTCGACCGTCAAGGACTGGGACGCCTGCGACGTCCGCTGGGCACTGATGTACCCCGACGCCTACGAGGTCGGCCTGCCGAACCAGGGCGTCATGATCCTTTACGAGGTGCTCAACGAGCGCGAGGGCGTCCTCGCCGAGCGGACCTACAGCGTCTGGCCCGACCTCGAAGCCCTGATGCGCGAGCACCGGGTGCCGCAGTTCACCGTCGACGCGCACCGCCCGGTCAAGGCCTTCGACGTGTTCGGGCTCTCCTTCTCCACCGAGCTCGGCTACACGAACATGCTCACCGCCCTCGACCTCGCCGGCATCCCGTTGGAGGCCAAGGACCGCACCCTCGACGACCCGATCGTCCTCGCCGGCGGCCACGCGGCCTTCAACCCCGAGCCGATCGCGGACTTCATCGACTGCGCGGTGGTCGGCGACGGCGAGCAGGCCGTCCTCGACATGACCGAGATCATCCGGGCCTGGAAGGCCGAGGGGCGCCCCGGCGGCCGCGACGAGGTGCTGCTGCGCCTCGCGAAGACCGGCGGCTTCTACGTGCCGCGCTTCTACGACGTCGAGTACCTGCCGGACGGCCGCATCGGCCGGGTCGTCCCCAACCGGGCCGGCGTGCCGTGGCGGGTCTCCAAGCACACCGTCATGGACCTCGACGAGTGGCCCTACCCCAAGCAGCCGCTCGTCCCGCTCGCCGAGACGGTGCACGAGCGGATGTCCGTCGAGATCTTCCGAGGCTGCACCCGAGGGTGTCGCTTCTGCCAGGCCGGCATGATCACGCGCCCCGTGCGGGAGCGAAGCATCACCGGCATCGGCGAGATGGTCGAGCGCGGGCTGAAGGCGACCGGTTTCGAGGAGGTGGGCCTGCTCTCGCTGTCGAGCGCCGACCACACCGAGATCGGCGACATCGCCAAGGGCCTGGCCGACCGCTACACCGAGGACAAGATCGGCCTGTCGCTGCCGTCCACCCGCGTCGACGCCTTCAACATCGACCTCGCCAACGAGCTGACCCGCAACGGCCGCCGCTCGGGCCTCACCTTCGCCCCCGAGGGCGGCAGCGAGCGGATCCGCAAGGTGATCAACAAGATGGTGTCGGAGGAGGACCTGATCCGCACCGTCTCCACCGCCTACGGCAACGGCTGGCGCCAGGTGAAGCTGTACTTCATGTGCGGCCTGCCGACCGAGACCGACGAGGACGTGCTGCAGATCGGCGAGATGGCGAAGAACGTCATCCAGAAGGGCCGCGAGGTCACCGGCCAGAACGACATCCGCTGCACCGTCTCCATCGGCGGGTTCGTTCCCAAGCCGCACACCCCCTTCCAGTGGGCCCCGCAGCTCTCCGCCGAGGACACCGACGCCCGGCTGACCAAGCTGCGCGACTCCATCCGCGGCGACCGCAAGTACGGCAAGAACATCGGCTACCGCTACCACGACGGCAAGCCCGGCATCGTCGAGGGCCTGCTCTCACGCGGCGACCGCCGCATCGGCGCCGTGATCCGCGCCGTCTACGAGGACGGCGGCCGCTTCGACGGCTGGCGCGAGCACTTCAGCTACGACCGCTGGATGGCCTCCGCCGAGAAGGGCCTGGCCGGCACCGGCGTCGACGTCGACTGGTACACCACCCGCGAGCGCACCTACGAGGAGGTGCTGCCCTGGGACCACCTGGACAGCGGCCTCGACAAGGACTGGCTCTGGGAGGACTGGCAGGACGCCCTCGAAGAGGTCGAGGTCGACGACTGCCGCTGGACGCCGTGCTTCGACTGTGGCGTGTGTCCTCAGATGAGCACCGAGATCCAGATCGGCCCGACCGGTGTGAAGCTCCTGCCGCTGACCGTGGTCAACAAGTAG
- a CDS encoding HesA/MoeB/ThiF family protein, whose protein sequence is MRRPRIKPEHTAYRTTAGNVRIGGLVHGIGAEIEDPAGWVWTLTTLTDGTRPPDEIAQAVSARHPAVGFVQVVDALAMLTEAGFLEEADAPPPPALSRRERERYSRGVGLLRWMDTTPRSSSWDVQLLLRDAAVLVIGLGGTGGTLALALAASGVGRLHCVDFDTVDLSNLNRQTLFTESDLGRPKAEAAAVRLRAANTDITVTAEHRRITGPGDLTDLLGAGRAGYGLLALCADRPAGIRRWANQACLATGVPWVDGGYHGPLATAGLYRPGDGACWECLHTAEREGRDLGLAPGTDTPALPATPWNPVNAVTAGLSGALMAHAALSLLTGVPRPVPGRRFGINLMLPGEPVLEDAPRRPDCPACGDRPPGPGR, encoded by the coding sequence ATGCGACGGCCACGGATCAAACCCGAGCACACCGCCTATCGCACCACCGCGGGGAACGTCCGGATCGGCGGACTGGTGCACGGGATCGGCGCGGAGATCGAGGACCCGGCCGGCTGGGTCTGGACCCTCACCACGCTGACCGACGGCACCCGCCCGCCCGACGAGATCGCGCAAGCCGTCAGCGCCCGGCACCCTGCCGTCGGATTCGTCCAAGTCGTCGACGCCCTGGCCATGTTGACCGAAGCCGGCTTCCTGGAGGAGGCCGACGCCCCGCCCCCGCCCGCCCTCAGCCGCCGGGAGCGGGAGCGCTACAGCCGTGGCGTCGGCCTGCTCCGCTGGATGGACACCACGCCCCGGAGCAGCAGCTGGGACGTCCAACTGCTGCTCCGGGACGCCGCCGTCCTCGTCATCGGCCTCGGCGGCACCGGCGGCACCCTCGCCCTGGCCCTCGCCGCGTCCGGCGTCGGCCGGCTGCACTGCGTCGACTTCGACACCGTGGACCTCTCCAACCTCAACCGGCAGACCCTCTTCACCGAGTCCGACCTCGGCAGACCCAAGGCCGAGGCGGCGGCCGTCCGGCTGCGCGCGGCCAACACCGACATCACCGTCACCGCCGAGCACCGCCGGATCACCGGCCCCGGCGACCTCACCGACCTGCTCGGCGCCGGCCGAGCCGGCTACGGCCTGCTGGCCCTCTGCGCCGACCGGCCCGCCGGCATCCGCCGCTGGGCGAACCAGGCCTGCCTGGCCACCGGCGTCCCCTGGGTGGACGGCGGCTACCACGGCCCGCTGGCCACGGCGGGTCTTTACCGGCCCGGTGACGGCGCCTGCTGGGAGTGCCTGCACACCGCCGAGCGGGAGGGCCGCGACCTCGGACTCGCCCCCGGCACCGACACCCCCGCCCTGCCCGCCACCCCCTGGAACCCGGTCAACGCCGTCACCGCCGGACTCTCCGGCGCCCTGATGGCCCACGCCGCCCTCTCCCTGCTCACCGGCGTTCCCCGGCCGGTGCCCGGCCGCCGCTTCGGGATCAACCTGATGCTGCCCGGCGAACCCGTGCTGGAGGACGCCCCGCGCCGCCCCGACTGCCCCGCCTGCGGGGACCGGCCGCCGGGCCCGGGCCGGTGA
- a CDS encoding M14 family zinc carboxypeptidase → MSHTDRPARPRPGADRFPTVAQAVAAARRLVRHHPGRCRLRQVGVSRGGRPLVLLSVGHGPRHVLVVGGPHPNEPSGVAGALRIAREVLGRPELADRPGVGWSFLLCLDPDGAALNEGWLHGPPTMARHFEHFHRPAFEEQPEWLPPAGSGREAMPETAALLRVIDELRPFLQVSLHGVDFGGTFLQLTREVPGLAARFAGSAALAGVPLDVGTYDALGWPSPAPGTYLMPPGGRGGPSPLPDDPARSTWSYPGRYGGVTALLEAPMWAVDAVGDGARHADPRRAVHSAARSLLDGTEELAGLLERVRRCTAEPDGPAVRFVEFNLGVCPGMAEEWRAVVDTGAGVSVSRVTGLEIVAERIPLRISAALLRLLAAAGGAGAERLRARVRQLVEERCKLLRSGFGARWVPVRDQVDHHARSAVAAFECLV, encoded by the coding sequence ATGAGCCACACCGACCGGCCGGCCCGCCCGCGGCCCGGCGCCGACCGCTTTCCGACCGTCGCCCAGGCGGTGGCGGCCGCCCGCCGGCTGGTCCGGCACCACCCCGGTCGATGCCGGCTGCGCCAGGTCGGGGTGTCCCGCGGCGGCCGGCCGCTGGTGCTGCTGTCGGTCGGCCACGGGCCCCGGCACGTCCTGGTGGTCGGCGGGCCGCACCCCAACGAGCCGTCCGGGGTGGCGGGCGCGCTGCGGATCGCCCGGGAGGTGCTGGGGCGGCCGGAGCTGGCCGACCGTCCGGGGGTCGGCTGGAGCTTCCTGCTCTGCCTGGACCCGGACGGCGCGGCGCTGAACGAGGGCTGGCTGCACGGCCCGCCGACGATGGCCAGGCATTTCGAGCACTTCCACCGGCCCGCCTTCGAGGAGCAGCCGGAATGGCTGCCGCCGGCCGGTTCGGGCCGGGAGGCGATGCCGGAGACCGCCGCGCTACTGCGGGTGATCGACGAGTTGCGGCCCTTCCTGCAGGTCTCGCTGCACGGGGTGGACTTCGGCGGCACCTTCCTCCAGCTGACCCGGGAGGTGCCCGGGCTGGCGGCCCGCTTCGCCGGTTCGGCGGCCCTGGCGGGCGTCCCGCTGGACGTGGGGACGTACGACGCCCTCGGCTGGCCCAGCCCCGCGCCGGGGACGTACCTGATGCCGCCGGGAGGCCGGGGCGGCCCCTCCCCGCTGCCGGACGACCCCGCCCGGTCGACCTGGTCCTACCCTGGACGGTACGGCGGCGTCACCGCGCTGCTGGAGGCGCCGATGTGGGCCGTGGACGCGGTCGGGGACGGTGCGCGGCACGCCGATCCCCGGCGGGCGGTGCACTCGGCCGCCCGGTCGCTGCTGGACGGCACGGAGGAGCTGGCCGGGCTGCTGGAGCGGGTCCGGCGGTGCACCGCGGAGCCGGACGGGCCCGCCGTGCGGTTCGTGGAGTTCAATCTCGGCGTCTGCCCGGGGATGGCCGAGGAGTGGCGGGCCGTGGTGGACACCGGGGCCGGGGTCTCGGTGTCGCGGGTGACCGGGCTGGAGATCGTGGCCGAGCGGATTCCGCTACGGATCTCCGCGGCGCTGCTGCGGCTGCTGGCGGCGGCCGGCGGTGCGGGGGCCGAGCGGCTGCGGGCCCGGGTCAGGCAGCTGGTGGAGGAGCGCTGCAAGCTGCTGCGGTCGGGCTTCGGGGCCCGCTGGGTGCCGGTGCGTGACCAGGTGGACCACCACGCCCGGAGCGCGGTCGCGGCCTTCGAGTGCCTGGTCTGA